A genomic stretch from Neosynechococcus sphagnicola sy1 includes:
- the hisH gene encoding imidazole glycerol phosphate synthase subunit HisH, with the protein MAVIAVIDYDMGNLHSVCKGLEKAGATPYITHSAADLEQADAIVLPGVGAFDPAMQQLRSRGLVEPLRAAIARDQPFLGICLGLQILFDGSEEGEEAGLGVIAGTVRQFQPEPGLTIPHMGWNQLQIIQPDSPLWQQLPPEPWVYFVHSYYVDPVDPQVRAAMVTHGQQTVTAAIAREQLMAVQFHPEKSSTTGLSILANFVQQVASQPSLALTR; encoded by the coding sequence ATGGCAGTCATTGCAGTGATTGATTATGACATGGGAAACCTGCACTCTGTTTGTAAAGGTCTGGAAAAAGCAGGTGCAACTCCTTACATCACCCATTCGGCAGCAGATTTGGAGCAGGCAGATGCCATTGTTTTACCAGGGGTGGGGGCATTTGATCCAGCCATGCAGCAGTTGCGATCGCGGGGACTCGTGGAGCCGCTCCGAGCCGCGATCGCTCGTGATCAGCCCTTCCTCGGAATTTGCCTGGGACTACAGATTTTGTTTGATGGCAGTGAGGAAGGGGAGGAAGCTGGCCTCGGGGTGATTGCAGGCACCGTGCGCCAGTTTCAGCCAGAACCGGGTCTGACGATTCCCCATATGGGCTGGAATCAGTTACAGATTATCCAACCTGATTCCCCGCTCTGGCAGCAGTTGCCCCCTGAGCCCTGGGTGTATTTTGTCCATTCCTACTATGTCGATCCGGTGGATCCCCAGGTGCGAGCCGCGATGGTGACCCACGGTCAACAAACCGTGACGGCGGCGATCGCCCGTGAGCAGCTGATGGCTGTCCAATTCCATCCTGAGAAGTCTTCTACCACTGGGTTGAGCATCTTAGCCAACTTTGTCCAACAGGTTGCTAGCCAACCCTCTCTGGCTCTGACCCGTTAA
- a CDS encoding DUF3370 family protein, with translation MMLFFPILSAAQIPSSPALRPALPTLEQVLPPVQPIPSIPATPTTPPQSITPLRPLLPRSQEVAPIQPSPVTQQIVPLRPLLPRSQPTQPLRPLFPLGQQVTTGSRLLPTLDVPLADEVPIPDVLPPQEVLQAQDVRPLPGQLDAVPVFNSNSPELVQTQGILLSTFPPEGKESPRAHLNFAFDGRFDIFAHHLARARIASQTRTLFLGVLISNPSNRPVAIDVLQGASYLTRPDAQFVDLPSYVEDPLGRVFAGPGSRTMNDILRGRRQVNVPSRLVIPPGVRLPVTQLAHSGWQCGALFQWSLHPDATCQ, from the coding sequence ATGATGTTGTTCTTTCCGATCCTCTCCGCTGCCCAAATTCCATCTTCTCCGGCGTTACGACCGGCTCTACCGACGCTGGAACAAGTGCTACCCCCTGTCCAACCGATACCATCCATTCCAGCCACACCGACAACCCCACCACAGTCCATTACACCTCTTCGTCCCTTACTACCCCGTTCCCAAGAAGTTGCACCGATCCAGCCATCGCCTGTGACGCAGCAGATAGTGCCTTTGAGACCCTTACTCCCGAGGTCGCAGCCAACCCAGCCCCTGCGCCCCCTGTTTCCCCTCGGGCAACAAGTCACCACGGGTTCACGGCTCTTACCAACCTTAGACGTACCACTGGCCGACGAAGTTCCCATTCCAGACGTGTTACCTCCGCAAGAAGTTCTCCAGGCGCAGGATGTCCGTCCCCTCCCCGGTCAACTGGATGCTGTGCCTGTTTTTAACAGCAACAGCCCAGAACTCGTCCAAACCCAAGGCATTTTGCTGTCCACCTTTCCCCCCGAGGGGAAAGAGTCTCCCAGAGCCCACCTCAACTTCGCCTTTGATGGCCGCTTTGATATTTTTGCTCACCACCTTGCCCGTGCCAGAATCGCGAGCCAAACCCGGACATTATTCTTGGGGGTATTAATCAGTAACCCCAGTAATCGCCCCGTTGCCATTGATGTTTTGCAGGGAGCCAGCTACCTAACACGCCCAGATGCCCAATTTGTTGATTTGCCCTCCTACGTCGAAGACCCACTGGGTCGGGTGTTTGCAGGGCCAGGAAGTCGGACGATGAATGACATTCTGCGGGGACGCAGACAGGTCAATGTCCCCTCGCGGTTGGTGATTCCACCGGGGGTAAGACTACCTGTTACTCAACTTGCCCATTCCGGTTGGCAATGTGGTGCCCTCTTCCAATGGTCGCTCCACCCTGATGCGACTTGCCAGTGA